The Nocardia higoensis genome has a segment encoding these proteins:
- a CDS encoding MbtH family protein, whose product MSTNPFDDEDGRFFVLVNDEEQHSLWPAFAEVPAGWRVVFGEDSRAACVEYVEKNWTDMRPKSLRDAMAADDAARQGSQS is encoded by the coding sequence TTGAGCACCAACCCCTTCGACGACGAGGACGGCCGCTTCTTCGTCCTGGTCAACGACGAGGAACAGCACTCCCTGTGGCCTGCCTTCGCCGAGGTCCCGGCCGGGTGGCGAGTCGTGTTCGGCGAGGACAGCCGCGCCGCCTGCGTGGAGTACGTCGAGAAGAACTGGACCGACATGCGTCCCAAGAGCCTGCGCGACGCGATGGCCGCCGACGACGCGGCCAGGCAGGGCAGCCAGTCCTGA
- a CDS encoding MCE family protein, translating into MSRARRTTAVLALGVSLALATTGCEWTGLNSLPMPGAEGTGEGAYQVQIQMPNVTTLTQNSPVRVDDVDVGSVTDIVVQDWHALVTVSLNPEVRLPANAVARIGQTSLLGSNHVELAAPEDVAPEGQLEPGDVIPLARAGAYPTTEEVLSSLSVVLNGGGIAQLETITTELNAALTGREDAIRDLMPQLNELTTNLQAQTGDIIAAMEGLDRFGGQLADQRVVLENALDGIHPALTVLADRRENITRAITALGELSDVTQRVIDTSGENLKANLDALWPTLQQLADTGGNLAESLKILLTFPFPLKNLDKAIKGDYLNLFMTVDMTGKRLDSNWLSGTPLGGRFGGVEGIVGSFAPSTASDVGNPATGPLAEPAPTPSPTPTIPGLPPIPGLPAIPGLTVPLEGGQP; encoded by the coding sequence ATGAGCCGCGCACGCCGCACGACCGCGGTGCTCGCGCTGGGGGTGAGCCTGGCACTGGCCACCACCGGCTGTGAATGGACCGGCCTGAACTCGCTGCCCATGCCGGGTGCGGAGGGCACGGGCGAGGGCGCCTACCAGGTGCAGATCCAGATGCCCAATGTCACCACGCTGACGCAGAACTCGCCGGTGCGCGTCGACGACGTCGATGTGGGCTCGGTGACCGACATCGTGGTGCAGGACTGGCACGCGCTGGTGACCGTCTCACTGAATCCGGAGGTGCGCCTGCCCGCCAACGCTGTCGCCCGGATCGGCCAGACCAGTCTGCTCGGCTCCAACCACGTCGAGCTGGCCGCACCCGAGGACGTCGCGCCGGAAGGACAGCTCGAGCCGGGCGATGTGATCCCGCTGGCCCGCGCAGGCGCCTACCCGACCACCGAGGAAGTGCTGTCCTCGCTGTCGGTGGTGCTCAATGGCGGCGGCATCGCGCAGCTCGAGACCATCACCACCGAACTGAACGCGGCCCTGACCGGCCGTGAGGACGCCATTCGCGACCTGATGCCGCAGCTGAACGAGCTGACCACCAATCTGCAGGCGCAGACCGGCGACATCATCGCCGCGATGGAAGGGCTCGACCGCTTCGGCGGGCAACTCGCCGATCAGCGGGTGGTGCTCGAGAACGCGCTCGACGGAATCCATCCGGCGCTGACTGTGCTGGCCGACCGCAGGGAGAACATCACCCGCGCGATCACCGCGCTGGGCGAGCTCAGTGATGTCACCCAGCGGGTCATCGACACCAGCGGGGAGAACCTGAAGGCCAACCTCGACGCGCTCTGGCCGACCCTGCAGCAGCTGGCCGACACCGGCGGCAATCTCGCCGAGTCGCTGAAGATCCTGCTGACGTTCCCGTTCCCGTTGAAGAACCTGGACAAGGCCATCAAGGGCGATTACCTGAACCTGTTCATGACCGTCGACATGACCGGCAAACGCCTGGACTCCAACTGGCTGTCGGGCACCCCGCTGGGTGGTCGCTTCGGCGGCGTGGAAGGCATTGTCGGCAGCTTCGCGCCGAGCACGGCCAGCGACGTCGGCAACCCGGCCACCGGTCCGCTCGCCGAACCCGCGCCGACGCCCTCGCCCACCCCGACCATTCCCGGACTGCCGCCGATCCCCGGTCTGCCCGCCATTCCCGGTCTGACCGTTCCGCTGGAAGGGGGACAGCCATGA
- a CDS encoding response regulator transcription factor: MSDAPAVRRPEARVLVVDDEPMIVELLSVSLRFQGFEVQTAVDGAQALDRARVFRPDALIVDVMMPGIDGFGLLPRLRADGIDAPVLFLTARDDVQDKVAGLTLGADDYITKPFSLEEVVARLRVVLRRAGHGEPVRASSRITFADIELDDDTHEVWKAGEPVALSPTEFTLLRYFMVNAGTVLSKPRILDHVWRYDFGGEVGVVETYVSYLRKKVDTGEQRLIHTLRGVGYVLRAPNR; this comes from the coding sequence ATGAGTGATGCGCCCGCGGTGCGGCGTCCCGAGGCCCGCGTCCTGGTGGTCGACGACGAGCCGATGATCGTCGAACTGCTCTCGGTGAGCCTGCGGTTCCAGGGCTTCGAGGTCCAGACGGCGGTCGACGGCGCGCAGGCGCTCGATCGGGCCCGCGTGTTCCGGCCCGACGCGTTGATCGTGGACGTGATGATGCCCGGCATCGACGGCTTCGGCCTGCTGCCCCGGCTGCGCGCCGACGGCATCGACGCCCCGGTGCTGTTCCTGACCGCGCGCGACGACGTGCAGGACAAGGTCGCGGGCCTGACGCTGGGCGCCGACGACTACATCACCAAGCCGTTCAGCCTCGAAGAGGTGGTGGCCCGGCTGCGGGTGGTGTTGCGCCGGGCCGGGCACGGCGAGCCGGTGCGGGCGAGTTCGCGGATCACCTTCGCCGACATCGAACTCGACGACGACACCCACGAGGTGTGGAAGGCGGGTGAGCCGGTGGCGCTCTCACCCACCGAGTTCACGCTGTTGCGCTACTTCATGGTCAACGCGGGCACCGTGCTGAGCAAGCCGCGGATCCTGGATCACGTGTGGCGCTACGACTTCGGTGGCGAGGTCGGGGTGGTGGAGACCTACGTGTCGTATCTGCGCAAGAAGGTCGACACCGGCGAGCAGCGCCTCATCCACACCCTTCGCGGCGTGGGTTACGTGCTGCGGGCGCCGAACCGGTGA
- a CDS encoding trehalose-6-phosphate synthase: MTDQPSENSQHSQPEPESGAVRSDDGPHDAGSGSAIDRPREAGSDFVVVANRLPVDLERLPDGTTRWKRSPGGLVTALEPVLRNNKGAWVGWAGVPDIDVDPIIEDGLELHPVPLSAGEVADYYEGFSNGTLWPLYHDVIVRPTYDRAWWAAYVQVNRRFAEATAKVAAQGATVWVQDYQLQLVPKMLRMLRPDLTIGFFLHIPFPPVELFMQMPWRTEIIEGLLGADLIGFHLPGGAQNFLYLARRLAGQPTSRGSVGVRSKLGVVQVGFRTVRVGAFPISIASAELDEHSRRRSIKERAAKIRAELGNPKNILLGVDRLDYTKGIDIRLNALEELLRENRFDPAETVMLQLATPSRERVESYKQMRGDIERQVGRINGEFARVGYPVVHYLHRPIPRDELIAFFVAADVMLVTPLRDGMNLVAKEYVACHSGLNGALVLSEFTGAAAELRQAYLCNPHDLDSVKDAIVAALEDDRETKRRKMRGLRRQVLAHDVDRWARAFLEALARDQVAGSALIAPPEEFSDEDEFSR; encoded by the coding sequence ATGACCGATCAGCCGTCCGAGAACTCCCAGCACTCCCAACCCGAACCGGAATCCGGCGCGGTGCGGTCCGACGACGGGCCGCATGACGCGGGTTCCGGTTCGGCCATCGACCGGCCGCGGGAAGCGGGCTCCGATTTCGTCGTGGTGGCCAACCGGCTGCCCGTCGACCTGGAACGTCTGCCCGACGGCACGACCCGGTGGAAACGCAGCCCCGGCGGTCTGGTGACCGCGCTCGAGCCGGTGCTGCGCAACAACAAGGGCGCCTGGGTCGGCTGGGCAGGTGTGCCCGATATCGATGTCGACCCGATCATCGAAGACGGCCTGGAACTGCATCCGGTGCCGCTGTCGGCGGGGGAGGTGGCCGACTACTACGAAGGTTTCTCCAACGGCACGCTGTGGCCGCTGTATCACGACGTGATCGTCCGGCCCACCTACGACCGCGCCTGGTGGGCGGCGTATGTGCAGGTCAACCGCCGTTTCGCGGAGGCGACGGCGAAGGTGGCCGCCCAGGGCGCGACGGTCTGGGTGCAGGATTACCAGCTGCAGCTGGTGCCGAAGATGCTGCGCATGCTGCGCCCGGACCTGACCATCGGGTTCTTCCTGCACATCCCGTTCCCGCCGGTCGAACTGTTCATGCAGATGCCGTGGCGCACCGAGATCATCGAGGGCCTGCTCGGCGCGGATCTGATCGGCTTCCACCTGCCCGGCGGCGCGCAGAATTTCCTCTACCTGGCGCGTAGGCTGGCCGGGCAGCCGACCTCCCGCGGCTCGGTCGGGGTCCGTTCCAAGCTGGGCGTCGTGCAGGTCGGTTTCCGCACCGTGCGGGTGGGCGCGTTCCCGATCTCGATCGCCTCGGCCGAACTGGACGAGCATTCGCGCAGGCGCTCGATCAAGGAGCGGGCCGCCAAGATCCGCGCCGAGCTGGGCAATCCGAAGAACATCCTGCTCGGGGTCGACCGCCTGGACTACACCAAGGGCATCGACATCCGGTTGAACGCGCTCGAGGAGCTGCTGCGCGAGAACCGGTTCGATCCGGCCGAGACGGTGATGCTGCAGCTGGCGACTCCCAGCCGGGAACGCGTCGAGAGCTACAAGCAGATGCGCGGCGACATCGAGCGCCAGGTGGGCCGGATCAACGGCGAGTTCGCCCGCGTCGGCTACCCGGTGGTGCACTATCTGCACCGGCCGATCCCCCGCGACGAGCTGATCGCCTTCTTCGTCGCCGCCGACGTCATGCTCGTGACGCCGTTGCGCGACGGCATGAACCTGGTCGCCAAGGAGTACGTGGCCTGCCACAGCGGTCTCAACGGCGCGCTGGTGCTCAGCGAGTTCACCGGCGCGGCGGCCGAGCTGCGCCAGGCCTACCTGTGCAACCCGCACGATCTGGACAGCGTGAAGGACGCCATCGTCGCCGCGCTCGAGGACGACAGGGAGACCAAGCGTCGCAAGATGCGCGGGCTGCGCAGGCAGGTACTCGCCCATGACGTCGACCGCTGGGCCAGGGCGTTCCTCGAGGCGCTGGCTCGCGACCAGGTGGCGGGCAGCGCGCTGATCGCCCCGCCCGAGGAGTTCTCCGACGAGGACGAGTTCTCGCGCTGA
- a CDS encoding alpha/beta fold hydrolase, translating to MPLATVNGIPLNYQVKGDRAKGTEAKGSAPLILLIMGTGSPGRVWELHQVPALLAAGFRVCTFDNRGIAPSDESAAGITIEDLVADTAGLIELLDEGPALVAGTSMGARVAQELALARPDLVRKAVFMAGHARLDQFQKTLSLGEHELDAAGVKLPPKYEAAVTAVMNLSPATLADVSAARDWLDLFEFTGGPVTPGIRAQRRMDHDFDRVQAYKAIEVPCLAVGFADDRMIPAYLTREVADVIPGARYQEVPDAGHFGYLERPETVNKILLDFFTE from the coding sequence ATGCCGCTGGCCACGGTGAACGGAATACCGTTGAACTACCAGGTCAAAGGAGACCGTGCGAAGGGCACCGAGGCGAAGGGGTCGGCGCCGCTGATCCTGCTGATCATGGGCACCGGCAGCCCGGGCCGGGTCTGGGAACTGCACCAGGTGCCCGCGCTGCTGGCCGCGGGTTTCCGCGTCTGCACCTTCGACAACCGCGGTATCGCTCCCTCCGACGAATCGGCGGCCGGGATCACCATCGAGGATCTCGTCGCCGACACCGCCGGTCTGATCGAACTTCTCGACGAGGGGCCGGCCCTGGTCGCGGGTACCTCGATGGGCGCGCGGGTGGCCCAGGAACTGGCGCTGGCCCGTCCCGATCTGGTCCGCAAGGCCGTCTTCATGGCCGGGCACGCCCGCCTCGACCAGTTCCAGAAGACCCTGTCGCTGGGCGAACACGAACTCGATGCCGCCGGGGTGAAGCTGCCGCCGAAATACGAGGCCGCGGTCACCGCCGTCATGAATCTCTCGCCGGCCACCCTGGCCGACGTCAGTGCCGCCCGCGACTGGCTGGACCTGTTCGAATTCACCGGCGGTCCGGTCACCCCCGGCATCCGCGCCCAGCGGCGAATGGATCACGATTTCGACCGTGTGCAGGCGTACAAGGCGATCGAGGTGCCCTGCCTGGCGGTCGGGTTCGCCGACGACCGGATGATCCCGGCCTACCTGACCAGGGAAGTCGCCGACGTCATCCCGGGCGCCCGCTACCAGGAAGTACCCGATGCCGGTCACTTCGGTTATCTCGAGCGCCCGGAGACGGTGAACAAGATCCTGCTCGACTTCTTCACCGAATGA
- a CDS encoding h domain protein, with translation MKFTPGVIAAFLAGVLALSALLVMGFGGYRYWSADQDDKAREQALAAATTTVPAMFSYEYTTVDTELPKTADLLSPAFREDYLALITSAIAPGAKEKQLSVMATAQAGGIVDADREHAVVMLFLNQVTTSKDSPEGTTTGSRLRVELDKDGDRWLVDAVTPI, from the coding sequence ATGAAATTCACCCCAGGAGTGATCGCGGCGTTCCTCGCGGGCGTGCTCGCCCTGTCCGCGCTGCTGGTCATGGGTTTCGGCGGCTACCGCTACTGGAGTGCCGACCAGGACGACAAGGCCCGTGAGCAGGCGCTGGCGGCGGCCACCACGACCGTGCCCGCCATGTTCAGCTACGAATACACCACTGTCGACACCGAACTGCCGAAGACGGCCGACCTGCTCTCGCCCGCCTTCCGCGAGGACTATCTGGCGCTGATCACCAGCGCCATCGCGCCCGGCGCCAAGGAGAAGCAGCTCAGCGTCATGGCCACCGCGCAGGCGGGTGGCATCGTCGACGCCGATCGCGAACACGCCGTGGTAATGCTGTTCCTCAACCAGGTGACCACCAGCAAGGACAGCCCGGAGGGCACCACCACCGGCAGCAGACTGCGCGTCGAACTGGACAAGGACGGCGACCGCTGGCTGGTCGACGCCGTCACCCCCATCTGA
- a CDS encoding MCE family protein translates to MKLTRFVRTQLVIFSILTVVGLTVMAGTYVQLPAMFGIGRYQVTVQLAATGGLYEHANVTYRGTNVGRVKEVRLTTEGVEAELSIDSDYPIPADVDAWVRSVSAIGEQYVDLIPPDPSTGGELGDGAVIPVERTQLPQDVGALLDQTERLLASVQDTRLRQVIDEAFKAFNGAGPDLQRFIDSAALLVQEAQDSTEPTKKLIEQIGPLLDTQVRSEDAIRSWTADLATLTDQLRAHDPSLRSLLQDSPAAMARVTQQFNELQPTLPILLSNLVSVGQVSSIYHPGIEQILVVYPPLIASLITAIRGPLEYGVMVDFMTTVHDPPACTTGFLPADQRRSPSETDYIPTPPGLYCKLPQDSPIEVRGIRNTPCMEYPGRRAPTPELCRTGYVPLGDEPAYGPVNPVPPAAGSGEDPGTTAPASYQAPAAGRSYDPSTGVYIGTDGRTYRQGDVAPGGSGTVPSSWQAMLEEQQR, encoded by the coding sequence ATGAAACTGACCCGGTTCGTCCGCACCCAGTTGGTGATCTTCTCGATCCTCACCGTGGTCGGCCTGACCGTCATGGCGGGCACCTATGTGCAACTGCCCGCCATGTTCGGCATCGGCCGCTACCAGGTGACCGTGCAGCTGGCCGCCACCGGTGGGCTCTACGAGCACGCCAATGTCACCTATCGCGGCACCAATGTGGGGCGGGTGAAGGAGGTTCGGCTCACCACCGAGGGCGTGGAAGCCGAACTGTCCATCGACAGCGACTACCCGATCCCCGCCGACGTGGACGCCTGGGTGCGCAGTGTCTCGGCGATCGGCGAGCAGTACGTCGATCTGATCCCGCCGGACCCGTCGACCGGCGGCGAGTTGGGAGACGGCGCGGTCATCCCCGTCGAGCGCACCCAGCTGCCCCAGGACGTCGGCGCGCTGCTCGACCAGACCGAGCGGCTGCTGGCCAGCGTGCAGGACACCCGGCTGCGCCAGGTGATCGACGAGGCGTTCAAGGCGTTCAACGGCGCGGGCCCGGATCTGCAGCGCTTCATCGACTCGGCCGCACTGCTGGTGCAGGAGGCCCAGGACAGTACCGAGCCGACCAAGAAGCTGATCGAGCAGATCGGCCCGCTGCTGGACACCCAGGTCCGTTCCGAGGACGCCATCCGATCCTGGACCGCCGACCTGGCCACCCTCACCGACCAACTGCGTGCCCACGACCCCTCCCTGCGCAGCCTGCTCCAGGACAGCCCCGCCGCGATGGCGCGGGTGACCCAGCAGTTCAACGAGCTGCAACCCACGCTGCCGATCCTGCTGTCCAATCTGGTCAGCGTCGGACAGGTGTCCTCGATCTACCACCCGGGCATCGAACAGATACTGGTGGTGTATCCGCCGCTGATCGCCTCCCTCATCACCGCGATCCGCGGCCCGCTGGAATACGGCGTCATGGTCGACTTCATGACGACCGTGCACGACCCGCCCGCGTGCACCACCGGCTTCCTGCCCGCGGACCAGCGGCGCTCGCCGAGTGAGACCGACTACATCCCCACCCCGCCCGGCCTGTACTGCAAGCTCCCGCAGGACTCGCCGATCGAGGTGCGCGGCATCCGCAACACCCCGTGCATGGAGTACCCGGGCAGGCGCGCGCCCACCCCCGAACTGTGCCGCACGGGATACGTCCCGCTGGGCGACGAACCGGCGTACGGCCCGGTGAATCCGGTCCCCCCGGCCGCGGGCTCCGGCGAGGATCCCGGCACCACCGCCCCCGCCTCGTACCAGGCGCCCGCGGCGGGGCGGTCCTACGATCCGTCCACAGGTGTCTACATCGGCACCGACGGCCGCACCTATCGGCAAGGAGATGTCGCCCCCGGCGGTTCGGGGACGGTACCGTCGAGCTGGCAGGCGATGCTCGAGGAGCAGCAACGATGA
- a CDS encoding sensor histidine kinase: MPLRVTLVLALVVSAGLGLVVSGTVVTSALEKSLLSRTDQQLRDAVSPRPRPRPATPPPPADPRTPPSSFYIVIDSGPGTDLFVLRPYDVDAAPDLSSVPSAQPVTVPSLGGGEVHWRALRVTVAGETTTIAVPLTQNEDTVARLVALQSIVGLAVLAVLALAAYFVIRRSLRPLRRVENIAAAIARGDLFRRVPVRGTNTEVDRLSQSLNGMLAQIQSAFAATEASEAAARESEAKMRRFVADASHELRTPLTTIRGFAELYRQGATDDPAMVVDRIEHEARRMGLLVEDLLMLARLDAQRPLRLGTVDLLTVAGEAVHNARAVAAAADPEGPRRRIELEVEPGPGTLEVSGDADRLRQVLANLLTNALTHTPVEAEVTVRLTPGAHEVTVDVVDTGPGLAPEEAERVFERFYRTDVSRTRASGGSGLGLSIVQALVAAHGGRVTVRSAPGEGTCFAVCLPRAT, translated from the coding sequence ATCCCGCTGCGGGTGACTTTGGTACTGGCGCTGGTCGTCTCGGCCGGGCTGGGCCTGGTGGTGTCGGGCACGGTGGTCACCTCCGCGCTGGAGAAATCGCTGCTCAGCCGCACCGATCAACAGTTGCGCGATGCGGTCTCACCTCGGCCGCGACCTCGCCCGGCCACCCCGCCACCGCCCGCGGACCCGCGCACTCCCCCGAGCTCGTTCTACATCGTCATCGACTCCGGTCCCGGCACAGACCTTTTCGTGCTGCGGCCCTACGACGTGGACGCCGCACCTGACCTGTCGAGCGTTCCCTCGGCCCAGCCGGTGACGGTGCCCTCCCTGGGCGGCGGCGAAGTCCATTGGCGCGCACTGAGAGTGACAGTGGCCGGCGAGACGACCACCATCGCGGTGCCGCTGACGCAGAACGAGGACACCGTGGCCCGGCTGGTGGCGCTGCAATCGATCGTCGGGCTGGCCGTGCTCGCCGTGCTGGCGCTGGCCGCGTATTTCGTGATCAGGCGCAGCCTGCGACCGTTGCGGCGAGTGGAGAACATCGCGGCGGCCATCGCGCGGGGTGATCTGTTCCGGCGGGTGCCGGTGCGCGGCACCAACACCGAGGTGGACCGATTGTCCCAGTCGCTCAACGGAATGCTGGCGCAGATCCAGTCGGCGTTCGCCGCGACCGAGGCTTCGGAGGCGGCCGCTCGCGAATCCGAGGCGAAGATGCGCCGGTTCGTCGCCGACGCCAGCCACGAACTACGGACCCCGCTGACCACCATTCGCGGGTTCGCCGAGTTGTACCGGCAGGGCGCGACGGACGACCCGGCGATGGTCGTCGACCGCATCGAGCACGAGGCCCGCCGGATGGGTCTGCTGGTCGAGGACCTGCTCATGCTGGCTCGGCTGGACGCGCAGCGCCCGCTGCGGCTGGGCACGGTGGATCTGCTGACCGTGGCGGGCGAGGCGGTGCACAATGCCCGCGCGGTGGCCGCGGCCGCCGACCCGGAGGGCCCGCGCAGGAGGATCGAGCTGGAGGTCGAGCCGGGGCCGGGGACGCTCGAGGTCAGCGGCGACGCCGATCGGTTGCGGCAGGTGCTGGCCAACCTGCTGACCAATGCCCTCACCCATACACCGGTCGAGGCGGAGGTGACTGTGCGGCTGACGCCCGGTGCGCACGAGGTGACCGTCGACGTCGTCGACACCGGCCCCGGACTGGCGCCGGAGGAAGCCGAGCGGGTGTTCGAGCGGTTCTATCGCACCGATGTCTCGCGCACCCGGGCCAGCGGCGGCTCCGGGCTGGGCCTGTCGATCGTGCAGGCGCTGGTCGCCGCGCACGGCGGGCGCGTCACGGTACGCAGCGCGCCAGGTGAGGGCACCTGTTTCGCGGTGTGCCTACCGCGTGCGACCTGA